A region of the Apium graveolens cultivar Ventura chromosome 6, ASM990537v1, whole genome shotgun sequence genome:
GGCTCAAGGATCTGTCCCTTCTCTTGGAtcgccccttggagttatgggtattgtcattcttttttgtttctgcTAGCGACTGCTCGATTGCTTTAAACGACTCCGCCTGCGCAAGCACATCCGGTAGCGACACTGGGTCCTTCCCTTGTAGGTGCTTCCAGAAATCCGTCCCCACACGCAACCCAGCTATAAGCAATATTTTCAATGTTTCATCAGTGGCACCCCTCACCAAAGTAGATTCTGCATTAAACCTCTTGAAATACGAAGTCAAACTTTCTCCTTCCTTTTGTTTCACATTAGCCAGCGTAGTAACAGGTGGTGTATACTTCACCGCGGCTTGGAATTGTGTCAAAAATAGagttttcatctgttcccaggaTGAAATCACACAtggaccaagtttttggaaccactgCTGAGCGCCTTCTCTAAAAGTGGCGGCCAGGAGACGACATCgagccaaatcaggtacttgataCACGTCCATTTCAATGTTAAAACGCCCCAGGAATTCCACAGGATCAGAATTCCCATGAAAATGCAAGTCGTTGGTTGTGTTCCTGTATCCAGCGGGCAATTGCGCCTCCCTCACGACAGCAGCAAAAGGCGAAGGAGCTTGCGCGGTCGCCGTTACTCTTCctccctcaagatggttgagcaacctcttgaggtcgttcacattaaacgtccccaccccaggaatggtttgaacattaggcTGCTGGGGTTGCTCTGCGACTTGCTGAAATTCCCCTTGATCACCCCCCGGGTGTGGTGGAGGATCTCgccgcccctcgccctgaggctgcggCGGTGGTATGTTACCATTGTGGTTCTGGATATTTTCCCGTACGCGAGGTTCATCTTGACCGCGTCGCGGAATTTCATCATTGTTCTACATTCTTACTTGAATTCGCCCGCCATCCTGGTCATAAGGACGCGCCCCAGACCCATAACCAGTAACGCTGTGGGAAGCTACGGGGATAACGACGGGGGCTTCTTCAGTGGAGTGTGCTCCACCTCTCCTACCGTTGTAAGGGGCTCTTCCATATTGATATCCCATTCTTCCCCGTCCATTCCTCTGATATCCCCGGTAGTAATTCCCGGGTcttcctcgcggaggggcacgctcgtgctcgcggtgcagcgccccgtcatccctttggaatgcggggggcacacgcgtcgtgtcacggggcctcgcttctccggcgtttccttccttttgccattctaccagcaacatcctcaaatcgtcgtcctccaaccttatgccaagcctcCTTTTCAAGGCTGAAAGATCCCTTCCTTCCTCGTCTTGGTTTTGAGTGTTGTCCGCACgacgacgctcgtccatcgtacgcccagacctatgTGGGTGTGGCACTACCTGGTTACCTAGACGAGGCCTTTCTCTGCCATCCGTGTCCTCATCCGCAAGCTCCACAATAGGCTCTACATCAACAGAGTACTCCAAACGCCGTGGAGTGATTCGCGGGTTTTCCCCGCTCCCCTGGGTATCTCCAACTACGGGGGCTTTTCCCAAGGCATGACCGTGACGGGGGAAACGACGACCTCTCCTTGTCTTTCGACGCTCCACCGTGTTCAGTCTTGAGTTAAAActgttaagagtatcccccatgcgatacaattgctccaatatatcagcgttgctgatgagaactggaggtgtCCCCCCCACATCCGGAGCCCTTGGTGGATCCGCCATGTTTCTGGGAACGTAAGGTTCGTGGCGAGTATAGCGCCCCCCGCCTTCTCCTTCAGACCtgctgtcacttccatcataagaacttccatcacgattgtaagacatcttttcctcctaagattgcgaccttaattagcagcccctccttctagcgccaatttgttgacggaggaatctggtaacaacaaagattgaggtttctcgtcggaactaagatctgtgacggtggttctttgccagaaacttaagcggtgtgtggttgattgtggttgttttaggctgagattgatcagagtaagtggtggctctcttatcagctctcaacttcttaccctctcaatgtgcctacgtacccttttatatagggatcaagcctaacgtagttctcgtagaacaagaAGTCTAATGAGTTTAGACTTCTTACTCCTAAACCCAGTAGAAACCCATCCgatatccatcttccgctagctttaggaatgtccaactatgaggcccaaccgcgaaggcccaaggctcgtccgtaatcgtaggacttcacggatagtgcatctccctgcgcaaggataacactccgctacagctatctcccttgatttacgaacgcaggtataaccacggttcaccccaagtgccagacgcgtccctgtcccccgaatgaggataacccactagatagcaggacaggtgatcccaagctcttgggtgcaaagtgcaggatgactccaaagttctccaacgaggacacccgttgaatacaagaacagagttctcaaagcacacaccaaagttaaccccgcatccccaacgaggacacccgttgaatacatgaggaggccttcaatcatcaggcatacccctggaggccttctagcttctcacggacatccccctccttgaccgtctcaaggagggaattcttcaaagagtacctgcaacaaatacgttagtaaaaATAACTTCCATTGCTCCTCCCATGCAAGCTCTGTCCTAAACTCATCCAAAGTATATAGACCAAAaacaggacgcgtcctaacctTTTGGGCGTGTCCTCACCTTCATAAATCCAACCCTGTTTCCTCATCAATCATTCCTTATAGCATGCAAAATCACAGGACGTGTCCTAGTGGAGACAAGCGCGTCCTACCTCTTTCATTGCCACAAGATCACGTTTACCAGGTAATTTTCCTAATGTTGACGCGTCAACCAAAAGTGGGCGCGTCCATATCCAAGCCTCGCTGTTACCAGAATATAAAACACCAAATTAAATATACGCGCGTCCTATGTGTCAGGACGTGTCCTATCCTTCCACAACGCAGCATCAGGTTTGACCCTTCCACAACGCAGCATCGGGTTTGATCGTATGTAATCCACATTTGACCCGAATCAACTCAATGCCAAATTTCGGATATAACAATGAACAAGCACAAGAGACACCACGCTCTCTGGCCCAACATTCTTACTTTGAGGTGATTTTTATTATTGGTGTTTTCTTTTCATTAATGTGTAATTCTTCATCAATTCTACTATTGTCTTCTTTTATTACTTTTCTCAATCTTTGCGATTTTTTCGTTTGCTTGCTCATTTCTTGATTTCTTGGTATTAGGGTTAATTGAGTTGTGTAAATCTTGATACACAGTTAATTGAGAGGATGTTCCCATGCTTTCGATTCTTTTTCCCAGTGCCCCTCCATAATGTTACTATTGACTGTTTCTGAGTCATGCTAATTGACTTCATTATGGAGTGTTGTCTGTTGGTGATAACCTTCTGGCAATTCatgtaaaaaatatttatatCTCCACGTCATGTTAAATTACCAAATTAGGATTTAAGATTGTGGGCGTGGCTGTGGAATTAGGAGTTGGACTTTCTGTTTTTCAAATAGTTCTTTTTAATCTTGCGTCTTACTCTGTTTATGTTACTTGGATTGAAAACAGTCGTATGGTTAAGTTAGTGACTGCTTTTTGACAGTCATGTATCTGAACGGATGTTGATAATGTTGCGTTTCGTATGTCGTTTCTGCGTTGACATAAAGCAGTTAGTGGGAATTTAAGAGTAAACAGAAATGGTCGGGAACTAGATGTTAGCAGGCAATAGACCAATTAGGCTTACCTACTCATTCTAACCAGTAGTTTAATGAGATAGAAATTTAGCTACAGTAAATATAACATGTCATATAATCATATTAACTTGTGGAAACTTCTGTTGAAGTTTTTTGGTACGGTGGTTTGATTGAAGGCAAAATAATTTAATAGGATAGTGATGAATAATAATTTATCTTGAATTatggcaaaaaaaaaaaaattatcttgAATTTTTAGTATGCTACTATTGACTGTTTCTGTGTCTTTGAGGGGATTTGGTTGAACTAAGGTTTAGTATCTGATGTAAAGGTTTATTCCCTTGTCCTCTTGGCAGGTTTTTCTGACCAATAGAGATGATGTAAACAGGGGAATTGGGGATGCTGTTTTGGCAGCAAAGAACCACAAATTACCGGTTTATGTTCGGATACATTTCGGGGGTTTGAATGAAACTAGTGACGGTGATGTAGAAACATCTATGCTAGAGGAGACATTTTCTGAAAGTTTAGCTCTTCTCTTTGGCCATGATTTGCAAGATATAGAAGATGTTAGGAACGATGGTGTGGCGTTTTGCAGCCTCTGCCAACATCACATTGTGAGTAAAGAATTTGTCATATCATACGAGATGTGCAAGGACCATATTTTTCATATGGACTGCTTTGAACATCTACCGATTGAGTATATGCCAGGGAACATACTTTGTCCGTTTGACCGTGCTCTTCTTTCTGGACCTCGGAAAACTTGGATATTCAGTAGCGATTATGCTCCTAATGATGAGACTTTGATGGTTGATGATTCTGAGTTAGGCAAACTAAACTTCGACAAATGCCAGGGGCGTGCTAGTATTGAAGATAGGTGCACCAAATGTGGAAGGCCATACCAAGTTCAAGATGAGAAGATAACGTTGCTTTCATGTTCTCACACATTATGTGGGATGTGCTTCAATGATGAAACGCGAGAATGCCCTGCGTGTGGAGGGATATCTGAACCCTTTAATCGCAGCTGTGGAGAGTATGAGATACACCATGGTTTGACCACCATGACTATGAGTACTGGTATAGAGGATCCAAGTGGTGCAGCTGTTTCTCAGGCTTATGTCGGAAGACTTGACTTGCACGCGATTTTTGCTTTGGAGAATCTAGTTGGGATTCGACAAAGTGAACAATATCCAAGTTATTATCAAAATGAAGTGAACGGAGGATCTGATGATGGAGCTGGTGATGAGGGGAATGAAGAAATGGAGAATGCAGGAACGTTTTGGGATATGTTTGACAGATATGAATAATACAGGCTAAAGGTATATACTGTCCGGGGCCTCCATTTCTGTGCATATAAATCTTGGTGGTGCCTAATTGGTTTTACTCATTTTGTGCTTAATTTTGAGATACCAAAGTTCACAGTATATCAGGTGTGTGTCTGAAGCTACAGCGGTACAGCATACAAGGATGAATTGATTCCTCATATATTCCTGTTTTTTAGAATAAACTTGATTTGTTCATCTTTTGTTCCTCTTAGTGCATCTCATAATGTAGTTTTGACGGTATACACTGTACGGGGCCTGCATTAAATCTTG
Encoded here:
- the LOC141664224 gene encoding uncharacterized protein LOC141664224 → MPNFGYNNEQAQETPRSLAQHSYFEVFLTNRDDVNRGIGDAVLAAKNHKLPVYVRIHFGGLNETSDGDVETSMLEETFSESLALLFGHDLQDIEDVRNDGVAFCSLCQHHIVSKEFVISYEMCKDHIFHMDCFEHLPIEYMPGNILCPFDRALLSGPRKTWIFSSDYAPNDETLMVDDSELGKLNFDKCQGRASIEDRCTKCGRPYQVQDEKITLLSCSHTLCGMCFNDETRECPACGGISEPFNRSCGEYEIHHGLTTMTMSTGIEDPSGAAVSQAYVGRLDLHAIFALENLVGIRQSEQYPSYYQNEVNGGSDDGAGDEGNEEMENAGTFWDMFDRYE